A DNA window from Massilia putida contains the following coding sequences:
- a CDS encoding CheR family methyltransferase, producing the protein MQHCAISQGEFARFQRFIFDMAGITMSDSKMALVSGRLAKRLQHLGLPTYDAYFRLLTDGAHKDEVQLAVDLLTTNETYFFRESRHFDLLREAAQAARPGLRTDAPFRVWSAACSSGEEPYSIAMVLADVLKAEPWEVTASDISTRVLQRARTGHYPMERTAHVPQDYLRRYCLKGIREQQGTLLVNRALRERVQFRQVNLNTALPGDLGTYDVVFLRNVMIYFNGETKRQVVTRVLGRMKPGAHLFIGHSESLQELGDMVCPVIPSVYRKPA; encoded by the coding sequence ATGCAGCACTGTGCGATCAGCCAGGGCGAGTTCGCGCGCTTCCAGCGCTTCATCTTCGACATGGCCGGCATCACGATGTCCGATTCGAAGATGGCGCTGGTCAGCGGCCGCCTCGCCAAACGCCTGCAGCATCTGGGCCTGCCCACGTACGACGCCTATTTCCGCCTGCTGACCGACGGCGCGCACAAGGACGAGGTGCAGCTGGCCGTCGACCTGCTGACGACGAACGAGACCTATTTCTTCCGCGAGTCGCGCCATTTCGACCTGCTGCGCGAGGCCGCCCAGGCGGCGCGTCCGGGCCTGCGCACGGACGCGCCGTTCCGCGTGTGGAGCGCCGCGTGCTCGTCCGGCGAAGAACCGTACAGCATCGCGATGGTGCTGGCCGACGTGTTGAAAGCGGAGCCGTGGGAAGTGACGGCGTCCGACATCAGCACGCGCGTGCTGCAGCGCGCCCGCACGGGGCACTATCCGATGGAGCGCACCGCGCACGTACCGCAGGACTACCTGCGCCGCTACTGCCTCAAGGGCATCCGCGAGCAGCAGGGCACGTTGCTCGTCAACCGCGCCCTGCGCGAGCGCGTGCAGTTCCGCCAGGTGAACCTGAACACGGCCCTGCCCGGCGACCTGGGCACGTACGACGTCGTCTTCCTGCGCAACGTGATGATCTACTTTAACGGCGAGACCAAGCGCCAGGTCGTCACACGCGTGCTGGGCCGCATGAAGCCCGGCGCCCACCTGTTCATCGGCCATTCCGAGAGCCTGCAGGAACTGGGCGACATGGTTTGCCCCGTCATCCCCTCCGTCTACCGCAAGCCCGCGTGA
- a CDS encoding HAMP domain-containing methyl-accepting chemotaxis protein has translation MFKNMKIGVRLIAGFVLVAAISAVVGVIGITNASKINDMADNMYVRELQGVSYIKEANIDLIYQARAIRNYLLAQTLPSVDAAPYLDALMKAREQTRANLDKARPLFYTEAGKQKFAALEANYKTYLDAQDTILVMAKKEEAAGLRQENRKSAEYAMKDVHVIVDKVDDMMTELSKLKEDNAKATSDETTVLYNNSRNLMITAIAVGLLVGVALGYFISRSVTRPLDTAVQAANRLAEGDLKIDIEVTSTDETGQLMRSMKNMIAKLTQVIEGQRRVVETANRGNFDERVDLAGLQGFQKEMGEGLNNLVSTTRDSIEDVVRVMGAMSEGDLTRRIDKNYEGEFARLKEYANNTVDKLAQVVAEVNVAADSLASASEQVSATAQSLSQASSEQAAGVEETSASIEQMTASIAQNTENAKVTDGMATKAAKEAAEGGVAVKETVSVMNQIARKIGIIDDIAYQTNLLALNAAIEAARAGEHGKGFAVVAAEVRELAERSQVAAQEIGEVATNSVALAEQAGKLLDEMVPSIRKTSDLVQEITAASEEQSSGVAQINAAVGQLSQTTQQNASSSEELAATAEEMSSQAEQLQQTMGFFRLAAGAAGRPAVRHAPRTKRSTLRLAGALTAQAEPDEGSFTNF, from the coding sequence ATGTTCAAGAACATGAAAATCGGCGTACGCCTGATCGCCGGCTTCGTGCTGGTGGCTGCCATCAGCGCCGTCGTCGGCGTGATCGGCATCACGAATGCAAGCAAGATCAACGACATGGCGGACAACATGTATGTCAGGGAGCTGCAGGGCGTTTCCTATATCAAGGAAGCCAACATCGACCTGATTTACCAGGCGCGCGCCATCCGCAACTATCTGCTCGCGCAAACCCTGCCGTCGGTCGACGCGGCACCCTACCTGGATGCGCTGATGAAGGCGCGCGAGCAGACGCGCGCCAACCTGGACAAGGCCCGGCCATTGTTCTATACCGAGGCCGGCAAGCAGAAGTTCGCCGCGCTGGAGGCCAACTACAAGACCTACCTGGACGCGCAGGATACGATCCTCGTCATGGCCAAGAAAGAGGAAGCGGCCGGCTTGCGCCAGGAGAACCGCAAGTCCGCCGAGTACGCGATGAAGGATGTGCACGTGATCGTGGACAAGGTCGACGACATGATGACCGAGCTGTCCAAGCTCAAGGAAGACAATGCCAAGGCGACGTCGGACGAAACCACGGTGCTGTACAACAATAGCCGCAATCTCATGATTACCGCCATTGCCGTCGGTCTCCTGGTCGGCGTCGCGCTCGGCTATTTCATCAGCCGCAGCGTGACCCGTCCGCTCGACACCGCCGTGCAGGCAGCCAATCGCCTGGCGGAAGGAGACTTGAAGATCGACATCGAAGTGACGTCGACGGATGAAACCGGACAATTAATGCGGTCCATGAAGAACATGATCGCCAAGCTGACCCAGGTCATCGAGGGGCAGCGCCGCGTGGTGGAAACGGCCAACCGCGGCAACTTCGACGAGCGCGTCGACTTGGCCGGCCTGCAGGGCTTCCAGAAAGAGATGGGCGAAGGATTGAACAATCTGGTGTCGACCACGCGGGATTCCATCGAAGACGTGGTGCGCGTGATGGGCGCGATGTCCGAGGGCGACCTGACCCGCCGGATCGACAAGAACTACGAGGGCGAGTTCGCCAGGCTCAAGGAATACGCCAACAACACGGTCGACAAGCTGGCGCAGGTGGTGGCCGAGGTCAACGTCGCGGCCGACTCCCTCGCCAGCGCGTCCGAACAGGTGAGCGCCACCGCGCAATCGCTGTCGCAGGCATCGAGCGAACAGGCGGCCGGCGTCGAAGAGACCAGCGCGTCGATCGAACAGATGACGGCCTCGATCGCGCAAAACACCGAGAACGCGAAAGTCACCGACGGCATGGCGACCAAGGCGGCGAAGGAAGCGGCGGAAGGCGGCGTAGCCGTGAAGGAAACGGTATCGGTGATGAACCAGATCGCCAGGAAGATCGGGATCATCGACGACATCGCGTACCAGACCAATCTGCTGGCGTTGAATGCCGCGATCGAGGCGGCGCGCGCCGGCGAGCATGGCAAGGGCTTCGCCGTGGTGGCGGCCGAGGTGAGGGAACTGGCCGAGCGCAGCCAGGTGGCCGCGCAGGAGATCGGCGAAGTGGCGACCAACAGCGTGGCGCTGGCGGAACAGGCGGGCAAGCTGCTCGACGAGATGGTGCCAAGCATCCGCAAGACATCCGACCTGGTGCAGGAAATCACGGCGGCGTCGGAAGAACAGTCGTCCGGCGTGGCCCAGATCAACGCGGCGGTGGGCCAGCTGTCCCAGACGACGCAGCAGAACGCGTCCAGTTCGGAAGAGCTGGCGGCGACGGCCGAGGAGATGAGTTCCCAGGCCGAGCAGCTGCAGCAGACGATGGGCTTCTTCCGCCTGGCCGCCGGCGCGGCCGGCCGGCCCGCGGTGCGCCATGCGCCCCGCACCAAACGCTCCACGCTGCGCCTGGCCGGCGCCCTGACCGCCCAGGCCGAACCGGACGAAGGCAGTTTCACCAATTTCTGA
- a CDS encoding SDR family oxidoreductase, translated as MSEVVARQRENVLIAGGSSGMGLSLARSLLADGAAVVIAGRSAARLAQARAALAGVGDVRTIAADITREEDVVRLFEECGGVDHIVSTAADIGGAYELLPALDLAAARKVIDSKFIGPLLLAKHGSPRLAAAGSIVFTSGIAAYRPAPRGSVVAGVNGALESLAYALAVELAPIRVNVVSPGWVDTPIWRQVAGDEARAKLDAMAQKLPVGRIGQAADIADGIRFLMRNSFVTGAVLHIDGGHRLV; from the coding sequence ATGAGCGAAGTGGTTGCACGTCAAAGGGAAAACGTCTTGATCGCCGGCGGCAGTTCCGGCATGGGCCTGAGCCTCGCGAGGTCGCTGCTCGCGGATGGCGCGGCCGTCGTCATCGCGGGCCGCTCGGCCGCGCGGCTGGCGCAGGCGCGGGCGGCGCTGGCCGGCGTCGGCGATGTGCGCACGATCGCGGCCGACATCACGCGGGAGGAGGACGTCGTCCGCCTGTTCGAGGAATGCGGCGGCGTGGACCACATCGTGTCCACCGCGGCCGACATCGGCGGCGCCTACGAGCTGCTGCCCGCGCTGGACCTGGCCGCCGCGCGCAAGGTCATCGACTCCAAGTTCATCGGGCCGCTGCTGCTGGCCAAGCACGGCAGCCCCCGGCTCGCGGCGGCCGGCTCCATCGTGTTCACGTCGGGGATCGCGGCCTATCGCCCGGCGCCGCGCGGGTCAGTCGTGGCTGGCGTCAACGGCGCGCTCGAGTCGCTCGCCTACGCGCTGGCCGTCGAACTGGCGCCCATCCGGGTCAACGTCGTGTCGCCCGGCTGGGTCGACACCCCCATCTGGCGGCAGGTCGCCGGCGACGAGGCGCGCGCCAAGCTGGATGCGATGGCGCAGAAGCTGCCCGTCGGCCGCATCGGCCAGGCCGCGGACATCGCCGACGGCATCCGCTTCCTGATGCGCAACAGCTTCGTCACGGGGGCGGTGCTGCATATCGATGGCGGCCATCGGCTGGTGTAG
- a CDS encoding chemotaxis protein CheW, with translation MKHTNQETTTDGQAAQYLTFMLGGEAFGIGIMAVKEIIEFAGITEVPMMPDSIRGVINLRGAVVPVMDLAARFGRPRSVPGKRTCIVIVELESDGARQLTGVVVDAVSAVLDIPASEIEPAPSFGTRIHGDFIAGMGKVNGRFVILLNVDSVLAQGGLTDLATDAAALLS, from the coding sequence ATGAAGCACACCAACCAGGAAACGACCACGGACGGCCAGGCCGCCCAATACCTCACCTTCATGCTGGGCGGCGAAGCCTTCGGCATCGGCATCATGGCCGTGAAGGAAATCATCGAATTCGCCGGCATCACGGAGGTGCCGATGATGCCCGACTCGATCCGCGGCGTGATCAACCTGCGCGGCGCCGTCGTGCCCGTGATGGACCTTGCGGCCCGCTTCGGCCGGCCCCGGTCGGTGCCGGGCAAGCGCACGTGCATCGTCATCGTCGAACTGGAGTCGGACGGCGCGCGCCAGCTGACGGGCGTCGTCGTCGATGCGGTCAGCGCCGTGCTGGACATCCCGGCGTCGGAGATCGAGCCGGCGCCGTCGTTCGGCACACGCATCCACGGCGACTTCATCGCCGGCATGGGCAAGGTGAACGGCCGCTTCGTCATCCTGCTCAACGTGGACTCGGTCCTGGCGCAGGGCGGCCTGACCGACCTGGCCACCGACGCCGCCGCGCTGCTTTCCTGA
- a CDS encoding protein-glutamate methylesterase/protein-glutamine glutaminase yields the protein MGKSAIDVMVVDDSAVVRKVVGAILEKAPGIRLLHAVSDPLLAIERMKQAWPDVIVLDVEMPRMDGITFLRKIMAERPTPVVICSTLTEKGAETTMAAMAAGAVSIITKPKLGLADFLSESADELISAVRAASQVNVRRLAARVPSAPVPAKLSADAVLPAAPETRALLRTTERVVAMGTSTGGTLALEEVLTQLPRVTPGIVIVQHMPEKFTAAFAERLNGLCQIEVREARHGDRVLPGRALIAPGGKHMLLRRDGAQYCVDVIDGPLVNRHRPSVDVLFRSVAKHAGANALGIIMTGMGDDGAAGLLEMRKAGARTVAQDEDSCVVYGMPREAVKRGGVEKSMPLKTIDREILQQLSVR from the coding sequence ATGGGAAAATCAGCGATCGATGTGATGGTGGTCGACGATTCCGCCGTCGTGCGCAAGGTGGTCGGTGCGATCCTGGAGAAGGCGCCCGGCATCCGCCTGCTGCACGCCGTGTCCGACCCGCTGCTCGCGATCGAGCGCATGAAGCAGGCGTGGCCCGACGTGATCGTCCTGGACGTCGAGATGCCGCGCATGGACGGCATCACCTTCCTCAGGAAGATCATGGCCGAGCGGCCGACGCCCGTCGTGATCTGCTCCACCCTGACGGAAAAGGGTGCGGAGACGACCATGGCGGCGATGGCCGCGGGCGCCGTGTCCATCATCACCAAGCCGAAGCTGGGCCTCGCGGACTTCCTCAGCGAGAGCGCGGACGAGCTGATTTCCGCCGTGCGCGCGGCGAGCCAGGTCAATGTGCGGCGCCTCGCCGCGCGCGTGCCGTCGGCACCCGTGCCCGCGAAGCTCAGCGCCGATGCCGTGCTGCCGGCCGCGCCCGAGACGCGCGCCCTGCTGCGCACGACGGAACGGGTCGTCGCGATGGGCACCTCGACGGGCGGCACGCTGGCGCTGGAAGAAGTGCTCACGCAGCTGCCGAGGGTGACGCCCGGCATCGTCATCGTGCAGCACATGCCGGAAAAATTCACCGCCGCCTTCGCCGAACGCCTGAACGGCCTGTGCCAGATCGAGGTGCGCGAGGCGCGCCACGGCGACCGCGTGCTGCCGGGCCGCGCGCTCATCGCCCCGGGCGGCAAGCACATGCTGCTGCGCCGCGACGGCGCGCAGTACTGCGTGGACGTCATCGACGGCCCGCTCGTGAACCGCCACCGGCCGTCCGTGGACGTGCTGTTCCGCTCCGTGGCCAAGCATGCGGGCGCCAACGCGCTGGGCATCATCATGACGGGCATGGGCGACGACGGCGCGGCCGGCCTGCTGGAAATGCGCAAGGCGGGCGCGCGCACGGTCGCGCAGGACGAGGACAGCTGCGTCGTCTACGGCATGCCTAGGGAAGCCGTCAAGCGCGGCGGCGTGGAGAAGTCCATGCCGTTGAAGACAATCGACCGCGAGATCCTGCAGCAGCTGAGCGTGCGCTGA
- a CDS encoding TonB-dependent receptor, with the protein MKSNKKVLTIVAALAGQQLPGLALADTPDSAPAAAMQVVEITGTRAGAAPYNPASATSATKLGAPLRDIPQTVNVVPQELLRDQGVLSMEAAMKSVPGVGLSHGDGQRDQVTLRGFSAISDQFIDGVRDDALYFRDLSNIERIEVLKGPASVLYGRGSSGGLINRITKKPGIDKSEISAQIGSRNRWRGEIDVARARPAGDLAFRVTGAVERADSYRSQQFLERDALAPSLSFQLSAATSVLLQAEHLSDRRVTDFGIPSYHDRPVDVPASTYYGAANARASDYSHAEVTAYGAVLEHRFDDRLKLRNAFRHYEYTLDRNNTLVGAVNETALTASLNRTNLRRAENGWFNQTELAQNAWLGGMAHQVLYGVEFGRQDKDQVNRSKNAVATVSLFQPVLPVLPREVAAAPSTDNRGIMTTGSAYAQDLVALSASWKALVGVRYDRFEQETRERRAGQADLGRTDRAWSPRAGLVYQPAADRSYYAAFSKSFQPSAENFALAANNAQLAPEETTNREVGGKFDFLNGRLSATASLFRLERTNIKSADPVTNRLLPIGVQRTDGLELTLAGQVARDWQVWGGYAYLDARMRVSPALDNSDNVIKRVPIEGKRATLTPRHSANLWITRSIGARWRAGAGVNAVAQRFANPGNTVALPGYATLDAMVGYLVAGLELQLNVTNLADRRYIVSGHGSSPNLNLPGAPRSALLTARYRF; encoded by the coding sequence ATGAAGTCCAACAAAAAAGTACTGACGATCGTCGCCGCATTGGCGGGCCAACAACTTCCCGGCCTGGCACTGGCCGACACGCCCGACTCGGCCCCTGCCGCTGCGATGCAGGTCGTGGAAATCACCGGAACGCGCGCCGGCGCGGCGCCCTACAACCCGGCGTCGGCCACCAGCGCCACCAAACTCGGCGCGCCGCTGCGCGACATCCCGCAGACCGTCAACGTCGTGCCGCAGGAACTCTTGCGCGACCAGGGCGTCCTGTCGATGGAAGCCGCCATGAAATCCGTGCCCGGCGTCGGCCTGTCGCATGGCGACGGCCAGCGCGACCAGGTGACCCTGCGCGGCTTTTCCGCGATCTCGGACCAGTTCATCGATGGCGTGCGCGACGATGCCCTGTATTTCCGCGACCTGTCGAACATCGAGCGCATCGAGGTTCTCAAGGGCCCGGCTTCGGTGCTGTACGGACGCGGCTCGTCGGGAGGCCTGATCAACCGCATCACCAAGAAGCCCGGCATCGACAAGAGCGAAATCTCCGCCCAGATCGGTAGCCGGAACCGGTGGCGCGGCGAGATCGACGTGGCGCGCGCCCGGCCCGCCGGCGACCTGGCGTTCCGCGTCACCGGCGCCGTCGAACGCGCCGACAGCTATCGCAGCCAGCAGTTCCTGGAACGCGACGCCCTCGCCCCCTCGTTGTCGTTCCAGCTGAGCGCCGCCACCTCGGTCCTGCTGCAGGCGGAGCACTTGTCGGACCGGCGCGTGACCGACTTCGGCATTCCTTCGTATCACGACCGTCCGGTCGACGTGCCCGCGTCCACCTACTACGGCGCGGCCAATGCGCGCGCCAGCGATTACTCCCACGCCGAGGTGACGGCGTACGGCGCCGTCCTGGAACACCGCTTCGACGACCGCCTCAAGCTGCGCAACGCCTTCCGCCACTACGAGTACACGCTCGACCGCAACAATACCCTGGTGGGTGCGGTCAACGAGACGGCGCTGACGGCGTCCCTCAATCGCACCAACCTGCGCCGCGCGGAGAACGGCTGGTTCAACCAGACCGAATTGGCCCAGAACGCCTGGCTGGGCGGGATGGCGCACCAGGTCCTGTACGGCGTCGAGTTCGGCAGGCAGGACAAGGACCAGGTCAACCGCTCGAAAAACGCCGTCGCGACGGTGTCGCTGTTCCAGCCGGTCCTGCCGGTCCTGCCGCGCGAGGTCGCGGCGGCGCCGTCGACCGACAACCGCGGCATCATGACCACCGGCAGCGCCTATGCACAGGACCTGGTCGCGCTGAGCGCGTCGTGGAAAGCCCTCGTCGGCGTGCGCTACGACCGCTTCGAGCAGGAGACCCGCGAGCGCCGTGCCGGCCAAGCCGATCTCGGACGCACCGACCGCGCGTGGAGTCCGCGCGCGGGCCTGGTCTACCAGCCGGCCGCCGACCGATCCTACTACGCCGCCTTCAGCAAATCGTTCCAGCCGTCGGCCGAGAACTTCGCCCTGGCCGCCAACAATGCGCAGCTCGCGCCGGAAGAAACGACGAATCGCGAAGTGGGCGGAAAGTTCGATTTCCTGAACGGCCGGCTGTCCGCGACGGCGTCCCTGTTCCGGCTCGAACGCACGAACATCAAATCCGCCGATCCGGTCACGAACCGCCTGCTGCCCATCGGCGTGCAGCGCACCGATGGCCTGGAACTGACGCTGGCGGGCCAGGTGGCGCGCGACTGGCAGGTCTGGGGCGGCTATGCGTACCTGGACGCGCGCATGAGGGTGTCGCCGGCGCTGGACAACAGCGACAACGTCATCAAGCGCGTTCCCATCGAGGGCAAACGGGCGACGCTCACGCCGCGCCACAGCGCGAACCTGTGGATCACCCGGTCGATCGGGGCGCGATGGCGCGCCGGCGCGGGCGTGAACGCGGTGGCCCAGCGATTCGCCAACCCGGGCAACACCGTCGCCCTGCCCGGCTACGCGACGCTCGACGCCATGGTCGGCTACCTGGTCGCGGGGCTGGAGCTCCAGCTGAACGTGACGAACCTGGCCGACCGGCGTTACATCGTGTCGGGCCACGGCAGCTCACCCAACCTGAACCTCCCCGGCGCCCCGCGCTCCGCGCTTTTGACGGCACGCTACCGGTTCTGA
- a CDS encoding LysR family transcriptional regulator, with protein sequence MDLKRLKTFVRVAGTLNISEAARQIHRTQSSVTEQIQALEADLGVALFDRSNRKLALTAAGTCLLDHATRLIELADAARAAVRAAGGNAAQALTVGGIETIAAAFLPDVVARMAATHPHVSVRVAVAATSALHAGVRDGTLDAACFFGTLAPEDGLACSVIAHAPLVLVVPPGHPLAGRTGANHDDIAHERFLVTARGCAYRRMFEAALRAQPERQPRIAGEFDSVAAIVGLVERGLGCAIVPRMVPALADARVAIVPWHGAAATVPVSVAWRERPSAAVAALLAALPAAPSGATPADGRHRYAAPPP encoded by the coding sequence ATGGACCTGAAACGACTCAAGACATTCGTGCGCGTGGCGGGCACGCTGAACATCAGCGAGGCCGCGCGCCAGATCCACCGCACGCAGTCGAGCGTCACGGAGCAGATCCAGGCGCTCGAGGCCGACCTCGGCGTGGCGCTGTTCGACCGGTCGAACCGCAAGCTCGCGCTGACGGCCGCGGGCACCTGTCTGCTCGACCACGCCACGCGCCTGATCGAGCTGGCCGACGCGGCACGTGCCGCCGTCCGCGCGGCGGGCGGCAACGCGGCGCAGGCATTGACCGTGGGCGGCATCGAGACCATCGCGGCCGCGTTCCTGCCCGACGTCGTGGCGCGGATGGCGGCGACGCATCCCCACGTGAGCGTCCGCGTGGCCGTCGCCGCCACATCGGCCCTGCACGCCGGGGTCAGGGACGGCACGCTCGACGCGGCCTGCTTCTTCGGCACGCTCGCGCCGGAGGACGGCCTCGCGTGCAGCGTGATCGCCCACGCGCCGCTCGTGCTGGTCGTGCCGCCCGGCCACCCGCTGGCCGGGCGGACGGGCGCGAACCACGACGACATCGCGCACGAGCGGTTCCTCGTGACGGCCCGGGGCTGCGCCTACCGCCGGATGTTCGAGGCGGCCCTGCGCGCCCAGCCGGAGCGGCAGCCACGGATCGCGGGCGAATTCGACAGCGTGGCCGCCATCGTCGGCCTCGTGGAACGCGGCCTGGGCTGCGCCATCGTGCCGCGCATGGTGCCCGCGCTCGCGGACGCGCGCGTGGCGATCGTTCCCTGGCATGGCGCCGCGGCGACGGTCCCCGTGTCGGTCGCCTGGCGCGAGCGGCCGTCGGCCGCCGTGGCGGCGTTGCTGGCCGCCCTCCCGGCGGCGCCAAGCGGCGCTACACCAGCCGATGGCCGCCATCGATATGCAGCACCGCCCCCGTGA
- a CDS encoding cytochrome P450, whose amino-acid sequence MRDFASGTLDAPPFDAAFLHDPYPVYRQLRAAGPVLWRDDVFQGAWVLTRHEDVELALRDARFSSQRTGGWVKRIPGVDASLQGRRAQAGLEAFQRLFGSAMVFLDGADHQRVRKAMAAGFHPTFVKTLRLEVERLTGELLDGLDARAGFDFIAEVARPLPSRVIGLMLGVDRKDEARFMAWSDDLAAFIGALQPTADQLRAAQRSLLQMVRYFDALLPARRRQPGTDLVSRLLQAEAAGEIKADGELLAQCAMLLFAGHETTRNLLGNGLYTLLTHPEAWARLRADEDGMSLAVRELLRYDSPVQYTGRRVAADLTLHGTLLRRGDLVIALIGAANRDPDRFPDPDTFDITRRAGSHLSFGSGPHVCIGAGLSLLEADVVLRAVLRRWPGLALADAVPRWNGIAGLRGLARLPVSAS is encoded by the coding sequence ATGAGAGACTTCGCGAGCGGAACGCTCGACGCGCCGCCGTTCGACGCCGCCTTCCTGCACGATCCGTACCCCGTCTATCGCCAGCTGCGCGCGGCGGGACCGGTGCTGTGGCGCGACGACGTGTTCCAGGGCGCGTGGGTATTGACGCGCCACGAGGACGTGGAGCTGGCGCTGCGCGATGCGCGCTTTTCCTCGCAGCGCACGGGCGGCTGGGTCAAGCGCATTCCCGGCGTCGACGCGAGCCTGCAGGGCCGGCGCGCGCAGGCGGGGCTGGAAGCGTTCCAGCGCCTGTTCGGCAGCGCGATGGTCTTCCTCGACGGCGCCGACCACCAGCGCGTGCGCAAGGCGATGGCGGCGGGCTTCCATCCCACGTTCGTGAAGACCTTGCGCCTCGAGGTCGAACGGCTGACCGGCGAATTGCTCGACGGGCTCGATGCGCGGGCCGGCTTCGACTTCATCGCCGAAGTCGCGCGCCCGCTGCCGTCGCGCGTCATCGGCCTGATGCTGGGCGTGGACCGCAAGGACGAGGCGCGCTTCATGGCGTGGTCGGACGACCTCGCCGCATTCATCGGCGCGCTGCAGCCCACGGCCGACCAGTTGCGCGCCGCCCAGCGCAGCCTGCTGCAGATGGTGCGTTACTTCGATGCGCTGCTGCCGGCACGCCGCCGGCAGCCCGGCACGGACCTCGTCAGCCGCCTGCTGCAGGCCGAGGCCGCGGGCGAGATCAAGGCCGACGGCGAACTGCTGGCGCAATGCGCGATGCTGCTGTTCGCCGGCCACGAGACGACGCGCAACCTGCTCGGCAACGGTTTGTACACGCTGCTCACGCACCCGGAGGCGTGGGCGCGCCTGCGCGCGGACGAAGACGGGATGTCGCTGGCCGTGCGCGAACTGCTGCGCTACGACAGTCCCGTGCAGTACACGGGGCGCCGCGTCGCCGCGGACCTCACGCTGCACGGCACGCTGCTCCGACGCGGCGACCTCGTGATCGCCCTGATCGGCGCGGCCAACCGCGATCCCGACCGTTTTCCCGATCCCGACACGTTCGACATCACGCGCCGCGCGGGCAGCCATCTGTCGTTCGGCAGCGGACCCCATGTGTGCATCGGCGCCGGGCTGTCGCTGCTGGAGGCGGACGTCGTGCTGCGCGCCGTCCTGCGGCGCTGGCCGGGGCTGGCGCTGGCCGATGCCGTTCCGCGCTGGAACGGCATCGCGGGCTTGCGCGGACTCGCCCGGCTACCCGTCAGCGCTTCGTGA